The proteins below are encoded in one region of Solenopsis invicta isolate M01_SB chromosome 8, UNIL_Sinv_3.0, whole genome shotgun sequence:
- the LOC120358449 gene encoding uncharacterized protein LOC120358449: MDTYADIAKPSTSSNTDLSTVTESPRKRKLKDRNLKLKAENKMLRERIRRLEKKIEKLENIRKNKEDVKEHESLRQLGCKLLPPNVAQLLSAQVDAQIKSKHGRRYTSDFKQFALRLYFVSPRNYRELKKQFALPSIRGLQSFTQTWKINPGINNNIFDVLSVKINSLPPLERHCILCIDEMSLKAHLFYNISQDEIIGFEDTGNEKSAKPAKNALVIMARSIAGDWKLPVCFCFVETSCKSNVIKPIIFDIIRKLQGCGVNVHALISDMGSNFMQLSRELGISTENCTFLVDNFEILYIFDTPHLMKRTRDNLFKHRIEFEMNKVALWAHIIEFYNRDSKQWIKTAPKLSKNHVEPTSFQKMKVKYAVQIFK; this comes from the exons ATGGATACCTATGCCGACATTGCTAAACC GAGTACATCCAGCAATACTGATTTATCAACTGTGACAGAAAGTCCGAGGAAGAGGAAATTAAAAGACCGAAATTTAAAGTTAAAGGCAGAAAATAAAATGCTGCGAGAAAGAATTAGACGGCTTGAAAAGAAGAtcgaaaaattggaaaatataagaaaaaataaggaAGATGTCAAGGAACATGAGAGTCTTCGTCAGTTAGGTTGTAAGTTACTACCTCCAAATGTGGCACAATTATTATCTGCACAGGTTGATGCCCAAATTAAAAGCAAACATGGAAGAAGATACACTTCAGACTTTAAACAATTTGCGTTGCGGTTATATTTTGTAAGCCCGCGAAATTATCGAGAACTTAAGAAACAATTCGCATTACCTTCCATACGTGGTCTGCAATCATTTACACAAACATGGAAAATTAATCCCGggataaataataacatttttgatgTTCTgtctgtcaaaataaattcattgcCGCCTTTAGAACGACATTGTATATTATGCATAGATGAAATGAGTTTGAAAGctcatttattttacaacatttcaCAAGATGAAATAATCGGGTTTGAAGATACGGGTAACGAAAAATCAGCAAAACCTGCAAAAAATGCTTTAGTTATAATGGCACGCAGCATTGCAGGGGATTGGAAACTTCCAGTTTGCTTTTGTTTTGTGGAAACGTCATGTaaatcaaatgtaataaaacctattatatttgatattattcgGAAATTGCAAGGTTGTGGTGTTAATGTGCACGCTTTAATTTCGGATATGGGTTCCAATTTTATGCAGCTATCTCGTGAATTGGGTATTTCCACagaaaattgtacttttttagttgataattttgaaatattatatatatttgatacacCTCATTTGATGAAAAGAACAcgcgataatttatttaaacatcgtaTAGAATTTGAAATGAACAAAGTTGCATTATGGGCTCacattatagaattttataatagagaTAGCAAACAATGGATCAAAACTGCTCCAAAGCTATCTAAAAATCATGTAGAACCtacaagttttcaaaaaatgaaagttaaatatGCCGTTCAAATTTTCAAGTAA
- the LOC113004030 gene encoding uncharacterized protein LOC113004030: MTVPYENELSGIIGVDDSIEPEVLIDAKHLVLNMKRTLSDLGDEAKENISDKETNAKKKKIFNKSRSVEDTLKEIHEKKEEGRERRHREKLELFKQFCEKYQKKTSKE, from the exons ATGACTGTTCCTTATGAAAATGAATTATCAGGAATTATAGGAGTTGATGATAGCATAGAACCTgag GTTTTAATAGACGCCAAACATTTAGTCTTAAACATGAAACGAACATTATCTGATCTTGGGGATGAAGCTAAGGAAAACATTTCTGATAAAGAGACAAATGCTAAGAAAAAGAAGATTTTTAATAAGAGTCGAAGTGTTGAAGACACTTTGAAGGAAATAcatgaaaagaaagaagaaggtAGAGAACGAAGACATCGAGAAAAACTTGAgttgtttaaacaattttgtgagaaatatcaaaaaaagaCTTCCAAAGAATAA
- the LOC113004032 gene encoding putative nuclease HARBI1, with protein MILSFQISGFPNVLEGIDGSYINIRTPKHKIRSTYANRHDKTSLVLQGICDDKKRFIDAFTGVSGKLHDSRTFTLSFISKNISDICKNGKYHLLGDSAYPIREYLLTPYKDYGNLTRPQRIYNKKLCGTRVLIENAFGLLKLRFRQLIELQFHNVKKISKFILVCCVLHNLCIDLKDSFDVELTNEPNYDEILNIDDPQALGEIELKRRGEQKRNEICKSFDDSK; from the coding sequence atgattctTTCTTTTCAGATATCAGGTTTCCCAAATGTATTAGAAGGTATTGATGGATCGTATATAAACATTCGAACTCCTAAACATAAAATAAGATCTACTTATGCTAATCGACATGACAAAACGAGTCTTGTATTACAAGGAATTTGtgatgataaaaaaagatttattgatgCCTTCACCGGAGTGTCTGGCAAACTGCATGATAGCAGGACATTcacattatcttttataagcaaaaatattagTGATATATGTAAAAATGGGAAGTATCATTTGTTAGGCGATAGTGCTTATCCAATAAGGGAATATCTTTTAACACCTTATAAAGATTATGGAAATCTTACTCGACCGCAAagaatatataacaaaaaactttgtGGAACGAGAGTGCTTATTGAAAATGCATTTGGTTTACTAAAGTTGCGATTTCGTCAGTTAATAGAATTACAATTTCacaatgtcaaaaaaatttcaaaatttatactGGTGTGTTGCGTATTGCACAATTTGTGTATTGATTTGAAGGATTCATTCGACGTAGAATTAACAAACGAGCCCAATTATGATGAAATACTTAACATTGATGATCCTCAAGCTTTGGgagaaatagaattaaaaagaagAGGAGAGcagaaaagaaatgaaatatgcAAGTCATTTGATGATAGTAAATAG